One Gammaproteobacteria bacterium DNA segment encodes these proteins:
- a CDS encoding tetratricopeptide repeat protein, which translates to MTQALVFEVGESGFDKYVIENSRKAPVLVEFMGMWSEPCIVMADAIHSLAQEFAGQFVFAKVDIDEQAGLRDRFGITNMPTLLVFQEGAESFRQEGEMQAAELRLLLKGVGVFSEADELRQQARTRHLSGDTAGAIVLLAEAIKKHPGNTQVAMDMVQIFIDIGETEQAAGLFNRLPDPDKNSDMGKSLIGQLTFAALAAKTEGIDALTARLAQNVDDHDARFDLAVCQVAGHDYNGAMDSLFGLLELEPGYKNGAAREMIITVSSMLAPNDPERAAAYRQRLASLLN; encoded by the coding sequence ATGACGCAGGCATTGGTCTTCGAGGTGGGTGAATCCGGGTTCGACAAGTACGTTATTGAAAATTCCCGCAAGGCGCCGGTGCTGGTTGAGTTCATGGGCATGTGGTCCGAGCCGTGCATTGTTATGGCCGATGCTATTCACAGCCTGGCGCAGGAATTTGCCGGCCAGTTTGTTTTTGCCAAGGTGGATATTGACGAGCAGGCGGGCCTGCGCGACCGGTTTGGCATCACCAATATGCCAACCTTGCTGGTATTCCAGGAAGGAGCGGAGTCATTCAGGCAGGAAGGCGAGATGCAGGCAGCGGAATTGCGCCTGCTGCTGAAAGGTGTGGGCGTATTCAGTGAGGCCGATGAATTGCGCCAACAGGCGCGCACCAGGCACCTGTCCGGCGATACTGCCGGCGCGATTGTGCTGTTGGCCGAGGCCATCAAGAAGCACCCGGGCAATACGCAGGTGGCCATGGATATGGTGCAGATATTTATTGATATCGGCGAAACTGAACAGGCCGCCGGGTTGTTCAATCGATTGCCGGACCCGGACAAGAACAGCGATATGGGCAAGTCGCTCATTGGTCAATTGACCTTTGCCGCGTTGGCTGCAAAAACTGAAGGCATTGATGCGCTGACGGCGCGATTGGCTCAGAACGTCGATGACCATGACGCCCGGTTTGACCTCGCCGTGTGCCAGGTGGCGGGCCATGACTACAACGGCGCGATGGACTCCCTGTTCGGGCTGCTGGAGCTGGAACCGGGGTATAAAAATGGCGCCGCCAGGGAAATGATCATCACTGTCTCCAGCATGCTGGCGCCTAATGACCCGGAACGCGCAGCGGCCTATCGTCAGCGACTGGCCAGTCTCCTGAACTAA
- a CDS encoding ATP-binding protein, translating to MFWPGSKLRPAYAWVGFSLAAILLFAVGAMLQTSLSGWHGLSYPLHSFMETIGAVSAVTTAMLMFQMQCFDRLPRYFIWIVIALTMKGILDGAHAAVLPGDAFIWLHSLSMLLGGLLFGAVWLPTGFLDQKIRRVLLAIATTVVLLIGLGSLMYPESVPVMSEAHSFTLAADLMNIVGGLGFFVGMIFFILAHSRNESDQYGENYPNRHLVFAILSLLFGFAGIMFEHSRIWGATWWWWHFLSLAAYLLVLGYFMLLFRQQQEVLQNNQVSLTNNNLELERKVAARTRDLQKANEAKSGFLAHMSHELRTPLNAMMGFTQLLELDEDQFSPSQREAVKEILLAGNHLLLLVNEILDLAKIEAGKTDIRMDQVQLSEVLKESITLTRPAAQLRHIEVIDNVSMFDYVVFADPLRLKQVLVNLISNAIKYNRLYGAVSLDAKVTGSGRIVIRVSDTGEGITADEIRRLFVPFERLNASEAIEGSGIGLVITRHLVELMAGDIGVESARGRGSTFWIELNLLQA from the coding sequence ATGTTTTGGCCCGGTAGCAAGCTCCGACCGGCTTATGCCTGGGTGGGCTTCAGCCTTGCCGCCATCTTGCTCTTCGCTGTTGGCGCCATGTTGCAAACCAGCCTGTCCGGATGGCACGGACTTAGTTACCCCTTGCATTCCTTTATGGAAACGATCGGAGCGGTCAGCGCGGTCACAACGGCAATGCTGATGTTCCAGATGCAGTGTTTTGATCGTTTGCCGCGTTATTTTATCTGGATAGTGATCGCCTTGACCATGAAAGGCATACTGGATGGCGCCCATGCCGCTGTTCTGCCGGGCGATGCATTTATCTGGCTGCATAGCTTGTCGATGTTGTTGGGCGGCCTTTTATTCGGGGCGGTGTGGCTGCCGACCGGTTTCCTGGATCAGAAAATACGCCGTGTCTTGCTTGCTATTGCCACAACCGTGGTGCTGCTGATCGGTCTGGGCTCTTTAATGTATCCAGAGTCTGTACCGGTCATGTCCGAAGCTCACTCTTTTACACTGGCGGCCGATCTCATGAATATTGTCGGTGGCCTGGGATTTTTCGTTGGCATGATCTTTTTCATCCTGGCGCACAGCCGCAATGAATCGGACCAGTATGGTGAAAATTATCCGAACAGGCACCTGGTTTTCGCGATCCTCAGCCTGTTATTCGGCTTCGCCGGCATCATGTTTGAGCATTCCCGTATCTGGGGTGCAACCTGGTGGTGGTGGCACTTTCTGAGTCTGGCCGCATACCTGCTGGTGCTGGGTTACTTTATGCTGTTATTCCGCCAGCAACAGGAAGTATTGCAAAACAACCAGGTTAGCCTGACCAACAATAATCTGGAGCTGGAGCGCAAGGTGGCCGCCCGTACCCGGGACTTGCAGAAAGCCAATGAAGCCAAGTCCGGGTTTCTTGCCCACATGAGTCACGAATTGCGAACGCCGCTGAACGCAATGATGGGTTTTACCCAGTTGCTGGAACTCGACGAGGACCAGTTTTCACCAAGTCAGCGTGAGGCGGTCAAGGAAATACTCCTTGCCGGAAACCATCTGTTGTTACTGGTCAATGAAATACTGGATCTGGCAAAAATCGAGGCCGGCAAAACCGATATCAGGATGGACCAGGTACAGCTCAGCGAGGTGTTGAAGGAATCCATTACCCTGACGCGACCGGCGGCGCAGTTGCGTCATATCGAGGTCATCGACAATGTTTCCATGTTTGACTACGTGGTTTTCGCAGACCCGTTGCGGTTGAAGCAGGTCCTGGTAAACCTGATATCCAATGCTATCAAGTATAATCGCCTGTATGGCGCAGTAAGCCTGGACGCAAAGGTGACTGGCAGCGGTCGTATCGTAATCCGGGTGAGTGATACCGGTGAGGGTATAACCGCTGACGAGATTCGCAGGTTATTTGTTCCGTTCGAGCGTTTGAATGCCAGCGAAGCGATTGAGGGTTCCGGTATTGGCCTGGTCATCACGCGCCACCTGGTAGAACTGATGGCGGGCGATATTGGTGTGGAAAGTGCCAGGGGCAGGGGCAGTACGTTCTGGATTGAATTGAATCTCCTCCAGGCCTGA